Genomic DNA from Acipenser ruthenus chromosome 41, fAciRut3.2 maternal haplotype, whole genome shotgun sequence:
tttatgtgaacgaaaagacacaaattggcccgttttctcattggaaataggtaaatttcaaaatatcactcctggtcaaaaaagcaaagtttgtggggaataatagccattttctatacttctgaggcataagcaattaggaaataacacttactacccaggaaccaaaaaaaaaaaaaaaaattgttacacagtgttatttgtgttttatttcaaacaacaCAGATGTCgtttttattggtttgtttgagaaaatgaaagaaaacaaaaacaataataattcgaCCCACAGTCGGCAATAACAGGGAGGGCTGCAGGCCGGAGACTCTTTGAACCCCTATTTATGTTTCAGGGGCCCCTATATATGGCACTtagaatataatatacaatacataAGCAGCGCGTGGCTGTTTTACAAAGCAGATGACTGTCCCGCGACACGCACGTAGAAAGCACGAGAGCGGCACTCAAAAATAAAGGCGGGAAGCACAATAACTAACAAAGTCTTCGCGATGAGGAAGGTCTTTAAACTAAACAGATTTAAAGAATATTTAGACTGACCGGTTGTGGAGTTTCATCcgtacattttatttctttaactgGATTATGTGGGTGGTCTTGTGGTGCTGATATCAGGCTTTTTAAGGAGACCGTTTTCATTGGATTGAGATAAAACATGCTGATGTCCTCTAACTTGTTTTTCAAGATGGCCCATGGGAAAAGGCCTTGTGTCACAATGGATGCGCAGAGTAAGAAGACAACCTGTCTGTGCACAGTAAGTCACTGTACAATTATGTACATTTATTAtctcttaacaaaaaaaaaatggtaaaactgCTTATAAAGATATATCAACGTGTCTTAGGTGctgcctgagtgtgtgtgtgtgtgtgtataattttttGTCAGTGTAAGACAGCTAAAGCATGGGTATCACaatgttattaagaaaaaaaaaaaatgtaatgaaattcCTTCAGAATTCTGTGACATCATCGCTTGCTGTTATTGCATCACTGTGGTATTAGTAGAATGACGTGACATCAtcattttgaaaagtgtttttggCAATGCTGTCGGGTGTGAATCCCACACTTGTTAGCTAgagaattattttattatttatttttatttgattgtatttatttaaccaggaatgtCCCGTTGAGatttaaatctcttttttttttctccaagagAGGTCTGGTCAAGAAGGTGACATATAAAtaagggcttctgattttcagtgttttccgCCAACTTTTCCACTCTCCTTTACAAATTCAGATCCCTGTTCATCCAAGAGCCGAGGCAATTACCAGAGACCCGTCAAatttctctgcttttttttttttttttgctgtttttctaccaaaatgcatgcagtatttagagtaggctccatcaaattctgcaaagacaaaaaatgtttttttttcttttctttatttctattatatacttttttttttttttaacagtgtagaACATTGCCATGTGATTTACAGtctggattttattttaaaataataaaacaaaaaacatattgtatCGATAATCTCATCTACACGCATTTAGTttttatcattataaacatatttgtcaatcttcatgttttgaTAGTTTCATAACATTGAGGGTTGTGCATATCCAATAAATAACTTTCGCTTCTGTTcaaacctattaaaaaaaaaaaaagtttcttttttcaatttaaattaaaatctaaaaaatacataaatatggtaAATgacaaactaggttagcaacactaaaattgaAAGAAGGGAAAGTtagtcttgaaatgcttctaaacaaacataactttttttttttttttaaacataccaaTAAGTACACATTTGACCACGAAGTGTTATAAAATTACACAACAcgatttttttctaattttttgtttttttgtaactttactagattgcagCATTTAAATATCAGgctcatgtattaagaaagcaatatcgcttatttgctaaatttacaaaaaaacataaataataacttCAGTTTGAAAGATTAGGCTGtgccttgccagaggctctcaggtaaccatttctgggtttctttctaaccaatagctagCCAATCAGGAGTGATAAGgatgggacgtaaacactttttaaaatgtttgcgagtaggtgctagacttccgcaattcagatTTTAGAAACAcccggagtgtctttctagcGACAGAGCGaacacagaaaaaataataaataaataaaaaacgactTGTCCGACAGGCGAAGTAGAACAACAGGCACCAGGCAATGCGAATTGCACGCCCCTGTGCTTGAATACAGTCTTTCTATTCAGAGATGTCATTTCTTTAGGAGGCACAGCTCccaattgtttgttgttttttatacaggtgaccccAGCAGAGGAGGAGGATTTGGAGAGTCTGGATTTAAAGGGTCTGAGCCGCGTTATGGACGAGCTTCTGGACAGCCCTCCGTCACACCGGAGAAATGGAAGCTTAAAAACACCCGAactgaaagagaaagaggagaagaaGGTGAGGTTCTGAGATTACCAGGCCAGGGCAAGAACCAAGGCTGAAGGTAGAGGCCAGGGCTGAGGCTGGTAGAGCCCAGAGCTGAGGCTGAAGGTAGAGGCCAGGGCTGAGGCTGAGGTATGAATCTCACACTTTTTTAGCTAGAGAAagctcaaaatgtatttatactgatGCCACACCCTTCAAACTCAGCAGATATAGCAATACTGATCAACGTCACTGGACATTTTGTCAAACCACTGCAGTCTTTCCTATTAAAAGATTTAATTTCTTTAGAGGCACAGAGcccaattgtgtgtgtttttattttatttttcatttgttttttatacaggtgaccccAGTAGAGGAGGAGGATGCGCTGAGTCTGGATTTCGACCTCAATATCGACGATCTTCTGAACAGCCCTCCGCCACACCAGAGAAATGGAAGCTTTAAAACACCCGAACTGAAAGAGAAAGAGCAGAAGAGGAAGATAGTGACGTTCCGAGACTATGATGATGTGTTCACATTCAgcgcggaggaggaggaggaggaggagggggctgAGCTTGACCAGGAAGAACCTGACCAGCTGACGCTGCTCCTGATTAAGCTTGAGAATGCAAGGGAGGTTCTGACCCTGGTCAGGGCCCGGGCGAGAGCTGAGGTCGAGGCTGAAGGCAAGGCCAGGGCTGCTAAGGCCAGTACTGAGGCTGAGACGAAAGCTAAGGCTATGGTTGAAGCTGAGAATGAGGCCAAGGCCAGGGCTAAGGCCAGTACTGAGGCTGAAGTCAAGGCCAGGGTTGAAGCTGAGAATGAGGCCAAGGCCAAGGCTGAAGCTAAAGCTAAAGCTGAAGATGATGCTAAAGCTAGGATCAGAGCTAGGCTTCTGCCTGGGTCCAATGCTGTGCCAGAGGCCTGGGCTGAGGCTAAACCAGAGACCGGGACTGAGGCTAAGACTGGGGCCAGGGCTCGGAGAAAAGCGAAGCTTCTGCCTGGGTCCAATGCTGTGCCGGAGGCCTGGATTGAGGCTGAGGCTAAGACTGGGGCTAGGGCTCGGGCTAGGAGAAGAGCTAAGCTCAGTGCTGTGCCAGAGGCCTGGTCTGAGCCCTATGCTGTGCCAGAGGCATGGACTCTGCCCAATGCTGTGCCAGAGGCCTGGACTGCGCCCAATGCTGTGCCAGAGGCCAGGACTGCGCCCAATGCTGTGCCAGAGGCCTGGACTGAGATTAAGCCAAAGGCCAAAACGGACGCCCGAAAGTCACCGGCGGGCAGCTCCAGTGCCGAACCTCCCGATGAGCCTCACGCCAACGCAGGGAAGGCAGACGTCTCCCGCAACAAGGGCCCCACGACCTGTGCCAGGCTCTTCAGGAAAATGTGCTGGAAATGGAGAGCCGAGAAGGTCCAGCGGGAGCGCCCTTTTCTAACACTAACCGAGATCAACTTCTCCCTCGATTGCCAtcagcaccagcagcagcagcagaggactAGCAAGGTAAGACTGTTCATGAATAATTGCATTGTAAATTGGGTAACACACTGGCCAGTTAAAAAGTGGAGATGCTCTCTTACCTGGGGCGGGCAagtcgttttatttattttttctatgtagCTGCATTCTCTGTTTTAACTGATTCATTAGCCCCCTTCTTCTGtcccgagaaaaaaaaaaacttttgcaaggTGTTGATATGTTGATACAATATGAAGCGATGAGATTAAATTAAAGAACCGTTTCACACTGGgtatgtcccccccccccccccccgtgtgtaCCCAGCGTGAAAGGACCTGCATTTTAAATGATGACATTAAGTTTCACTCTGTAACGCTTACTTTTGCAGTTTTATGCGCGAAATACATTTtacgtaacaaaaaaaaaccttttatctTCGCAGGCGTCCACTGCAGAGACCCTTTGCATGAGCATGAAGAAATGTTTTACAAAACGGATTCAGAAAATATTTAAGAAGTCAGGAGGGAATCCAGAAACTAAAAGCCAGAAGTACATCAAAAAAACAAAGGAGAAGAAACCCGCGGCCCGCAAACCCGTCGAACACCAAAATCCTGCAGGCGGCTTCGGAGCCAGAAAAATGGGTTTGGCTTTTAAAAACCACGCCCACCCCAAGATGCGTTTATAGGATTTCTgcgtcctcctcttcctcctcctcctcttcctcacccTCTTCTATTCCAGTAGACTCCTATCTGTATGATCTGCTCTGTCTTTTCAACTGAGCTTCTGATTTCACAGTCGCAGAAGAGGACTTCCGTTGAGTTTCGTTCCTGTTTCAGGGGATGTAGGCTGACCTACTTTTGGCTGATTGGATTGGTACCACCCAGCTGCTCAACCGCAAAAAAGATGAAGtcgggggtccccgagtggctcacctggcaaAGGCACGACCGCCTGGTGTgaagggcgagtcatacagtcagggggaGCGCTGGTTCGCtccctggctgtgtgaagtcacaggtcttcgctggggattccacagggagcgtcgcattggctctgatgctcccgtgggttagggaggcaaaaccggtagggactgtttctcctcatcgcagtgCAACGGACCCTCCGGCCAGGCACCCAGTGTGCTCGGGCGGACGCCTggagggctggc
This window encodes:
- the LOC131709031 gene encoding tol-Pal system protein TolA-like, whose translation is MVEAENEAKARAKASTEAEVKARVEAENEAKAKAEAKAKAEDDAKARIRARLLPGSNAVPEAWAEAKPETGTEAKTGARARRKAKLLPGSNAVPEAWIEAEAKTGARARARRRAKLSAVPEAWSEPYAVPEAWTLPNAVPEAWTAPNAVPEARTAPNAVPEAWTEIKPKAKTDARKSPAGSSSAEPPDEPHANAGKADVSRNKGPTTCARLFRKMCWKWRAEKVQRERPFLTLTEINFSLDCHQHQQQQQRTSKASTAETLCMSMKKCFTKRIQKIFKKSGGNPETKSQKYIKKTKEKKPAARKPVEHQNPAGGFGARKMGLAFKNHAHPKMRL